From the Notolabrus celidotus isolate fNotCel1 chromosome 12, fNotCel1.pri, whole genome shotgun sequence genome, one window contains:
- the stx17 gene encoding syntaxin-17 — MAEESHKLTLRRLEAPIHKFIKVALPTDLERLQKHHSNILKYQKNQQWDRLHQEHINASRTVQQLRANIREMEKLCTRVRAEDAASLEALIKPVRDRASAAAQDFLLLNSNPVPWPVPAPAAQPSSCVSSSCNSDEDIGEDPVSGQQLQLRLPEIPSDQSAAESWDNLEEDLKQLSGLVTEFSLLVHSQQEKIDSIEDNVNTAAANVEEGTRSLGKAVGYKLAVLPVAGALLGGVLGGPLGLLAGFKAAGVAAALGGGALGFAGGNLVQKQRKARVELQMKQLTAPPPESPTEAESSKDK; from the exons ATGGCAGAGGAGAGCCACAAGCTGACACTGAGGCGCCTGGAGGCACCGATCCACAAGTTTATTAAAGTGGCTCTTCCCACGGACCTggagaggctgcagaaacaccacagTAACATACTGAAG taCCAAAAGAACCAGCAATGGGATCGCCTTCATCAGGAGCACATCAATGCCAGCAGAACTGTTCAG CAACTGAGAGCGAACATCAGAGAGATGGAGAAGCTGTGCACTCGGGTCCGGGCTGAAGATGCTGCCTCTCTGGAAGCGCTCATCAAGCCTGTCAGAGACAGGGCGTCAGCTGCTGCACAAGACTTCCTGCTTCTAAACTCTAACCCAGTACCCTGGCCCGTGCCAGCACCTGCAGCTCAGCCATCCAGCTGTGTGTCCAGCAGTTGCAATTCTGATGAAGACATTGGCGAGGATCCGGTGTCTGGCCAGCAACTTCAGCTCCGCCTTCCAGAAATCCCTTCAGATCAGAGTGCAGCAGAGTCTTGGGACAACCTGGAAGAG GACCTGAAGCAGCTGAGTGGCTTAGTGACGGAGTTCTCTCTACTTGTCCAT TCCCAGCAGGAGAAGATTGACAGCATAGAGGACAACGTCAACACAGCCGCTGCCAACGTGGAGGAGGGGACCAGGAGCCTGGGGAag GCGGTGGGCTACAAGTTGGCGGTGTTGCCGGTTGCCGGGGCACTGCTGGGCGGCGTATTAGGAGGTCCTCTTGGCCTACTGGCTGGGTTCAAAGCTGCAGGGGTGGCTGCTGCTCTGGGAGGGGGAGCCTTGGGCTTTGCAGGAGGAAACCTGGTACAGAAACAACGCAAAGCCCGAGTGGAACTACAGATGAAACAATTGACGGCACCACCACCGGAATCACCGACAGAAGCAGAGTCAAGCAAGGACAAATGA
- the nr4a3 gene encoding nuclear receptor subfamily 4 group A member 3 isoform X1: MLSCSEERAQPSSEPRRSDTSTATSAQSSLLQEPCAGRSHATPQPRIPSTIQREALTPDMPCVQAQYGPAPPGSAYSGQSFGYQGDSYSSDLMTSDYTKLDLGGGDISAAAATTSLPSFNVFVEGSYEPKSSCLYQMPPHRPTIKKEEESYPTAPPLEAMSSSTMYFKQSPPSTPTTPSLPPQPGTSFLWEEHSLAPPSHSHSLGPGMDTGPLKSPRFPHFYQHSPPHSGSSVGGYDGLSGGLIRTSSSSSSSSSSISHPHGPPLEQPMYQLHRGAGGSSLAFRSLALGPCGPLLGDSLPSPPQRGPPGEGTCAVCGDNAACQHYGVRTCEGCKGFFKRTVQKNAKYVCLASKNCPVDKRRRNRCQYCRFQKCLSVGMVKEVVRTDSLKGRRGRLPSKPKSPLQTEASPPSPPLSLLSALLRAYSHCTPRDLDYSQFSAADPPSSSSDAEHIQLFYRLLTASMETTRCWADRLPGFSELQRDDQNLLIDSAFLELFVLRLSHRSILSEDKLVFCNGSVLHRFQCLRGFGEWLDSIRDFSTHLQSLNLDASAFACLSALVLLTEQVPGLKDSKRVEELQNKVICCLRDHLGCSPSSSLSKVTPPLSRILGLRAELRSQRTQGLQRIFYLKLEDLVPPPPLIDRFLDTLPY, translated from the exons ACATGCCCTGTGTGCAGGCTCAGTATGGGCCCGCCCCTCCAGGCTCAGCCTACTCTGGCCAGTCCTTCGGTTACCAGGGCGATAGCTACAGCTCTGACCTCATGACCTCTGACTACACCAAGCTGGACCTTGGCGGTGGTGACATCTCTGCAGCGGCCGCTACCACCTCCCTCCCAAGCTTCAACGTGTTTGTGGAGGGGAGCTACGAGCCCAAGTCATCCTGCTTGTATCAGATGCCTCCTCACAGGCCCACTatcaagaaggaggaggagagctacCCGACTGCTCCACCCCTGGAGGCCATGTCCTCCTCCACCATGTACTTTAAACAGTCCCCACCCTCCACCCCAACAACCCCGTCCCTGCCGCCCCAACCAGGCACCTCCTTCCTGTGGGAGGAGCACTCTCTGGCCCCGCCATCACACTCTCATTCTCTGGGCCCTGgcatggacacaggccctctaAAATCGCCCCGCTTTCCACACTTTTACCAGCACTCTCCACCTCACAGCGGCAGCAGTGTGGGCGGTTATGACGGTCTAAGTGGAGGACTGATTCGtacctcatcctcttcctcttcctcctcatcctccatctcCCATCCTCATGGTCCACCCTTGGAGCAGCCCATGTACCAGCTGCACCGTGGGGCCGGGGGCAGCAGCCTTGCCTTCCGCTCTCTGGCTCTCGGGCCCTGCGGTCCTCTGCTAGGAGACAGCCTGCCCTCGCCTCCCCAGCGTGGCCCCCCTGGTGAGGGAACCTGTGCAGTGTGTGGAGACAATGCAGCCTGCCAGCACTACGGCGTGCGTACCTGTGAGGGCTGCAAAGGCTTCTTTAAG CGCACTGTGCAGAAAAACGCTAAGTATGTGTGTCTGGCCAGTAAGAACTGTCCTGTGGACAAGAGGAGACGCAACCGCTGTCAGTACTGCCGCTTCCAGAAGTGTCTGAGTGTCGGCATGGTGAAGGAAG TGGTGCGCACCGATAGCTTGAAGGGGCGCCGAGGCCGTCTGCCTTCCAAACCAAAGAGCCCCCTGCAGACAGAAgcatctcctccttctccacccCTCAGCCTGCTGTCTGCTCTGCTCAGGGCTTACTCCCACTGCACGCCCCGGGACCTCGACTACAGCCAG TTCAGCGCTGCagaccctccctcctcttcctctgatgcAGAGCACATCCAGCTCTTCTACAGGCTGCTCACTGCCTCGATGGAGACCACCAGATGCTGGGCTGACCGGCTTCCCGGGTTCTCTGAACTTCAGCGTGATGATCAGAACTTGCTCATAGACTCCGCCTTCCTGGAGCTGTTTGTCCTGCGGCTATCTCACAG GTCCATTCTGTCAGAGGATAAACTGGTGTTCTGTAACGGCTCGGTGCTGCACAGGTTCCAGTGCCTTCGAGGGTTCGGAGAATGGCTGGACTCAATCCGGGACTTCTCCACCCATCTACAGAGCCTAAACCTGGATGCCTCTGCCtttgcctgcctgtctgcacTCGTGCTGCTCACAG AGCAAGTCCCAGGTCTGAAGGACTCAAAGCgtgtggaggagctgcagaataAGGTGATTTGTTGTCTGAGAGACCACCTGGGCTGCAGCCCGTCCTCCTCCTTGTCCAAGGTTACGCCCCCTCTGAGTCGTATTCTGGGTTTAAGGGCGGAACTTCGTTCCCAGAGGACCCAGGGCCTTCAACGGATCTTCTACCTGAAGCTGGAGGACCTGGTGCCGCCACCTCCGTTGATTGACAGGTTTTTGGACACTCTGCCCTACTGA
- the nr4a3 gene encoding nuclear receptor subfamily 4 group A member 3 isoform X3 has translation MPCVQAQYGPAPPGSAYSGQSFGYQGDSYSSDLMTSDYTKLDLGGGDISAAAATTSLPSFNVFVEGSYEPKSSCLYQMPPHRPTIKKEEESYPTAPPLEAMSSSTMYFKQSPPSTPTTPSLPPQPGTSFLWEEHSLAPPSHSHSLGPGMDTGPLKSPRFPHFYQHSPPHSGSSVGGYDGLSGGLIRTSSSSSSSSSSISHPHGPPLEQPMYQLHRGAGGSSLAFRSLALGPCGPLLGDSLPSPPQRGPPGEGTCAVCGDNAACQHYGVRTCEGCKGFFKRTVQKNAKYVCLASKNCPVDKRRRNRCQYCRFQKCLSVGMVKEVVRTDSLKGRRGRLPSKPKSPLQTEASPPSPPLSLLSALLRAYSHCTPRDLDYSQFSAADPPSSSSDAEHIQLFYRLLTASMETTRCWADRLPGFSELQRDDQNLLIDSAFLELFVLRLSHRSILSEDKLVFCNGSVLHRFQCLRGFGEWLDSIRDFSTHLQSLNLDASAFACLSALVLLTEQVPGLKDSKRVEELQNKVICCLRDHLGCSPSSSLSKVTPPLSRILGLRAELRSQRTQGLQRIFYLKLEDLVPPPPLIDRFLDTLPY, from the exons ATGCCCTGTGTGCAGGCTCAGTATGGGCCCGCCCCTCCAGGCTCAGCCTACTCTGGCCAGTCCTTCGGTTACCAGGGCGATAGCTACAGCTCTGACCTCATGACCTCTGACTACACCAAGCTGGACCTTGGCGGTGGTGACATCTCTGCAGCGGCCGCTACCACCTCCCTCCCAAGCTTCAACGTGTTTGTGGAGGGGAGCTACGAGCCCAAGTCATCCTGCTTGTATCAGATGCCTCCTCACAGGCCCACTatcaagaaggaggaggagagctacCCGACTGCTCCACCCCTGGAGGCCATGTCCTCCTCCACCATGTACTTTAAACAGTCCCCACCCTCCACCCCAACAACCCCGTCCCTGCCGCCCCAACCAGGCACCTCCTTCCTGTGGGAGGAGCACTCTCTGGCCCCGCCATCACACTCTCATTCTCTGGGCCCTGgcatggacacaggccctctaAAATCGCCCCGCTTTCCACACTTTTACCAGCACTCTCCACCTCACAGCGGCAGCAGTGTGGGCGGTTATGACGGTCTAAGTGGAGGACTGATTCGtacctcatcctcttcctcttcctcctcatcctccatctcCCATCCTCATGGTCCACCCTTGGAGCAGCCCATGTACCAGCTGCACCGTGGGGCCGGGGGCAGCAGCCTTGCCTTCCGCTCTCTGGCTCTCGGGCCCTGCGGTCCTCTGCTAGGAGACAGCCTGCCCTCGCCTCCCCAGCGTGGCCCCCCTGGTGAGGGAACCTGTGCAGTGTGTGGAGACAATGCAGCCTGCCAGCACTACGGCGTGCGTACCTGTGAGGGCTGCAAAGGCTTCTTTAAG CGCACTGTGCAGAAAAACGCTAAGTATGTGTGTCTGGCCAGTAAGAACTGTCCTGTGGACAAGAGGAGACGCAACCGCTGTCAGTACTGCCGCTTCCAGAAGTGTCTGAGTGTCGGCATGGTGAAGGAAG TGGTGCGCACCGATAGCTTGAAGGGGCGCCGAGGCCGTCTGCCTTCCAAACCAAAGAGCCCCCTGCAGACAGAAgcatctcctccttctccacccCTCAGCCTGCTGTCTGCTCTGCTCAGGGCTTACTCCCACTGCACGCCCCGGGACCTCGACTACAGCCAG TTCAGCGCTGCagaccctccctcctcttcctctgatgcAGAGCACATCCAGCTCTTCTACAGGCTGCTCACTGCCTCGATGGAGACCACCAGATGCTGGGCTGACCGGCTTCCCGGGTTCTCTGAACTTCAGCGTGATGATCAGAACTTGCTCATAGACTCCGCCTTCCTGGAGCTGTTTGTCCTGCGGCTATCTCACAG GTCCATTCTGTCAGAGGATAAACTGGTGTTCTGTAACGGCTCGGTGCTGCACAGGTTCCAGTGCCTTCGAGGGTTCGGAGAATGGCTGGACTCAATCCGGGACTTCTCCACCCATCTACAGAGCCTAAACCTGGATGCCTCTGCCtttgcctgcctgtctgcacTCGTGCTGCTCACAG AGCAAGTCCCAGGTCTGAAGGACTCAAAGCgtgtggaggagctgcagaataAGGTGATTTGTTGTCTGAGAGACCACCTGGGCTGCAGCCCGTCCTCCTCCTTGTCCAAGGTTACGCCCCCTCTGAGTCGTATTCTGGGTTTAAGGGCGGAACTTCGTTCCCAGAGGACCCAGGGCCTTCAACGGATCTTCTACCTGAAGCTGGAGGACCTGGTGCCGCCACCTCCGTTGATTGACAGGTTTTTGGACACTCTGCCCTACTGA
- the nr4a3 gene encoding nuclear receptor subfamily 4 group A member 3 isoform X2, with translation MNKRAQLLEQLQFVQLKCTPRDMPCVQAQYGPAPPGSAYSGQSFGYQGDSYSSDLMTSDYTKLDLGGGDISAAAATTSLPSFNVFVEGSYEPKSSCLYQMPPHRPTIKKEEESYPTAPPLEAMSSSTMYFKQSPPSTPTTPSLPPQPGTSFLWEEHSLAPPSHSHSLGPGMDTGPLKSPRFPHFYQHSPPHSGSSVGGYDGLSGGLIRTSSSSSSSSSSISHPHGPPLEQPMYQLHRGAGGSSLAFRSLALGPCGPLLGDSLPSPPQRGPPGEGTCAVCGDNAACQHYGVRTCEGCKGFFKRTVQKNAKYVCLASKNCPVDKRRRNRCQYCRFQKCLSVGMVKEVVRTDSLKGRRGRLPSKPKSPLQTEASPPSPPLSLLSALLRAYSHCTPRDLDYSQFSAADPPSSSSDAEHIQLFYRLLTASMETTRCWADRLPGFSELQRDDQNLLIDSAFLELFVLRLSHRSILSEDKLVFCNGSVLHRFQCLRGFGEWLDSIRDFSTHLQSLNLDASAFACLSALVLLTEQVPGLKDSKRVEELQNKVICCLRDHLGCSPSSSLSKVTPPLSRILGLRAELRSQRTQGLQRIFYLKLEDLVPPPPLIDRFLDTLPY, from the exons ACATGCCCTGTGTGCAGGCTCAGTATGGGCCCGCCCCTCCAGGCTCAGCCTACTCTGGCCAGTCCTTCGGTTACCAGGGCGATAGCTACAGCTCTGACCTCATGACCTCTGACTACACCAAGCTGGACCTTGGCGGTGGTGACATCTCTGCAGCGGCCGCTACCACCTCCCTCCCAAGCTTCAACGTGTTTGTGGAGGGGAGCTACGAGCCCAAGTCATCCTGCTTGTATCAGATGCCTCCTCACAGGCCCACTatcaagaaggaggaggagagctacCCGACTGCTCCACCCCTGGAGGCCATGTCCTCCTCCACCATGTACTTTAAACAGTCCCCACCCTCCACCCCAACAACCCCGTCCCTGCCGCCCCAACCAGGCACCTCCTTCCTGTGGGAGGAGCACTCTCTGGCCCCGCCATCACACTCTCATTCTCTGGGCCCTGgcatggacacaggccctctaAAATCGCCCCGCTTTCCACACTTTTACCAGCACTCTCCACCTCACAGCGGCAGCAGTGTGGGCGGTTATGACGGTCTAAGTGGAGGACTGATTCGtacctcatcctcttcctcttcctcctcatcctccatctcCCATCCTCATGGTCCACCCTTGGAGCAGCCCATGTACCAGCTGCACCGTGGGGCCGGGGGCAGCAGCCTTGCCTTCCGCTCTCTGGCTCTCGGGCCCTGCGGTCCTCTGCTAGGAGACAGCCTGCCCTCGCCTCCCCAGCGTGGCCCCCCTGGTGAGGGAACCTGTGCAGTGTGTGGAGACAATGCAGCCTGCCAGCACTACGGCGTGCGTACCTGTGAGGGCTGCAAAGGCTTCTTTAAG CGCACTGTGCAGAAAAACGCTAAGTATGTGTGTCTGGCCAGTAAGAACTGTCCTGTGGACAAGAGGAGACGCAACCGCTGTCAGTACTGCCGCTTCCAGAAGTGTCTGAGTGTCGGCATGGTGAAGGAAG TGGTGCGCACCGATAGCTTGAAGGGGCGCCGAGGCCGTCTGCCTTCCAAACCAAAGAGCCCCCTGCAGACAGAAgcatctcctccttctccacccCTCAGCCTGCTGTCTGCTCTGCTCAGGGCTTACTCCCACTGCACGCCCCGGGACCTCGACTACAGCCAG TTCAGCGCTGCagaccctccctcctcttcctctgatgcAGAGCACATCCAGCTCTTCTACAGGCTGCTCACTGCCTCGATGGAGACCACCAGATGCTGGGCTGACCGGCTTCCCGGGTTCTCTGAACTTCAGCGTGATGATCAGAACTTGCTCATAGACTCCGCCTTCCTGGAGCTGTTTGTCCTGCGGCTATCTCACAG GTCCATTCTGTCAGAGGATAAACTGGTGTTCTGTAACGGCTCGGTGCTGCACAGGTTCCAGTGCCTTCGAGGGTTCGGAGAATGGCTGGACTCAATCCGGGACTTCTCCACCCATCTACAGAGCCTAAACCTGGATGCCTCTGCCtttgcctgcctgtctgcacTCGTGCTGCTCACAG AGCAAGTCCCAGGTCTGAAGGACTCAAAGCgtgtggaggagctgcagaataAGGTGATTTGTTGTCTGAGAGACCACCTGGGCTGCAGCCCGTCCTCCTCCTTGTCCAAGGTTACGCCCCCTCTGAGTCGTATTCTGGGTTTAAGGGCGGAACTTCGTTCCCAGAGGACCCAGGGCCTTCAACGGATCTTCTACCTGAAGCTGGAGGACCTGGTGCCGCCACCTCCGTTGATTGACAGGTTTTTGGACACTCTGCCCTACTGA